CCTTTATTATTTTTAGACGAGTATTTTGGCGGTGTCAATCAAACTTTAAACCCTGAATCTTGGCAACAATTGAATCAGCAAGTTAATGAATTAGTTCATAACACAGGCTATGAGTATCAAACTTTAGGAGATACTATTGATACAATCACCTTAGCCCGTAGTCTTCCTGTAAAATATCAAAGCCCTGAAGATGGCAATTTATTAGCAGTGACTGATGGTTTAGGGCGAAATGAAGACGGTAGCCGCTACGCGATCGCTGGCTGGATATATGGTACTCCTGAGCGAGCAGTTTATCAAGCCATGTCTGCGATTTTTTTACCCACAGAAACCGCCCTTCTTTATGATAGTTATCCCAAAACTGAAAGTTGGAAGGAGTATCACTTTCAAGAAGCCCTGTCAATTTTAGAAAGAAAAGACTTAAAATTTAAGCATATTGAACATCCTAGTGCCAGTCAAGAAACTTGGCAAGAGATCACGAATCAATCTTGGGATTATGATCTCACTTTTATTAATTCCCGAGGAGGAAAAGCGAAGTTTGCTGTTGGTAATGGTGATGCGTCTGTTAAAGAAATTCCTGAATTAAATATTCCCATGACAATGCACATGATTCATAGTTTTTCTGCAACCACTCCTGATGATATTAATACCATTGCTGGACGTTGGTTAAATAATGGGGTGTATGCTTATGTTGGTGCAGTGGATGAACCTTATGTTAGTGGGTTTGTTCCCCCGAAATATGTTATATCTCAGTTAGCTTTAAATGTTCCGTTTCTTGTTGCGTCTCGTTATAGCAACTCCCCGACGTGGAAAGTAACTACCATTGGTGATCCGTTAATGGTAATTCAGTTCTCACCTTAACTTAAATAAATCAGCAACAACGCCTATACAACGGAACAAGCCGAAGATTTAGGCAATATTGGAAACCGTAAAAAATGGCTCAGGTGTGATTTGAACACACGACCAAGGGCTTATGAGTCCCCTGCTCTACCGCTGAGCTACTGAGCCTTAGCTAAATGCCTTAGCTAGTATAACTTAAAATACAAAGGATGGCAAGGCACTATCGAAACATACTGCTAACAGAACTTTCTTCATGAATCCGTGAAATTGCCTCTCCAATTAAATTGGCCACAGATAAGATAGTTAACGGCTCAATATCTTCATGTCCGGGCACAGGAATTGTATTGCTAACAATCACTTCTTCAAAATCACCGCTAAATAGACGTTCTCTAGCAGGTCCCGATAACACAGCATGAGTAGCACAAGCATAAACTTGATCTGCTCCCTCTTCTCGGAGCAAACGAGAGCCCTCTAGCATCGTACCAGCAGTATCAATGAGATCATCAACCATAACAGCAGTTTTTCCTTTAACATCCCCAATTAAATTAAGAACTTCTGCTTCATTATGGCTATGGCGACGTTTATCAATAATAGCTAAGGGAGCATCATTAAGTTTTTTGGCAAATGCTCTAGCACGAGCTACCCCTCCTACATCTGGAGATACTACCACTAGATTAGATAATTCTTTACTCGCTATATATTGAATTAATACAGGAGATCCATACACATGATCCAAAGGAATATCAAAATATCCCTGAATTTGTGCCGAGTGTAAGTCCATTGCTAAAACCCGACTCGCTCCTGCTTGAGTGACTAGGTTAGCCACTAGTTTGGCTGTAATTGACTCACGTCCTGCAGTTTTACGGTCAGCGCGGGCATAACTATAGTAAGGAATGACTGCGGTAATTTGGCGAGCTGAAGCACGCCGACACGCATCAATCATAATCAGTAATTCCATTAAGTTGTCATTAACCGGATGACAACAGGGTTGGACTAAATAAACATCACAGCCACGAATAGATTCCTGAATTTGGACATATAACTCACCGTCTGCAAACCGTTTCCTTACCATTGGTCCTAGTTGAAGACCGAGATAAGTGGCCACTTCTTGGGCAAGTGGCTCATTTGCAGATCCTGAAAAAATCCGTAAACGGTTTTGGTCAGGAAGTTGGCTTAGTGAAGATTGAAGCGTTAAAGTAGCAGAATGGCTCACGGGCTTTCCCTTTAACCTCAGTTCATTGCAATCATATCATCCCAATTTTAACAATGGGATTTAAATAACATTAAGAAATAATGTTTCAATCCTGCCCTAAACCGAGTCAAAAATGTTAGTTCAAGTCTAATCTTAAACCATGACAACACTTTTAATCACCGGCACAGATACAGAAATTGGTAAAACCGTTGTTACTCTTAGTTTAACTGCCTACTGGCACAAATATTGTGCTTGGGAGAAATTAGGAATTATGAAACTAATTCAAACTGGGAGTCCTGGCGATAGTCATCTTTATCAACAACTATTTCAGTGGCAACAAGAGACAGCATTAATTAACCCTGTCTCTTATCAATCTCCCATTGCGCCCCCTTTGGCAGCAGAAAAAGAAAATCAACCTGTTAATCTTACTACAATTTGGGAGGGGTTGACTACTTTACAATCACAAAAAGAGGTGGTGTTGGTAGAGGCTTTAGGTGGATTGGGATCTCCAATTACGTTTGAAATGACCGTAGCCGATATTGCAGCCGCCTGGCAGCTTCCTATTATTTTAGTTGTTCCGGTCAAATTAGGCGCGATCGCGCAGACTGTCGCCAATGTAGCCCTTGCCCGTCAACATCAAGTTTCGATTAAAGGAGTAATTTTTAACTGTGTCAGTGCAGAAGCCGAAAACAATCAACACAACTGGACTCCCTCTGAGTTAATTAGTAACCTCTGTCAAGTCCCCATTTTAGGAACCATTCCCTATTTATCGAATCCTAGCGATCTAGAAAAACTCGCACAAGTTGCGTCAAACTTAGAATTAGAATATCTTTGGTAGCTCTCAGAAAACTCATTATGACAGTCTCTCCGGCTCAACCCATTAAAACTTCTAAGATTCGCCCTGAAATCCAAAACTTACAAGAACAATTAGTTAAATGGCGCAGAGGGATTCATCAACGCCCAGAACTTGCCTTTAAAGAAAAACTGACTTCTGAGTTTGTGATTAGCAAACTGCAAGAATGGGGGATTCCTCATCAAACTAAAATTGCCCAAACAGGAGTCGCCGCCATTATTGAAGGGAAAACTCCAGGCAAGGTGCTAGGGATTCGTGCTGATATGGATGCCCTGCCTATTGATGAAGAAAACGAGGTTTCTTATCGTTCCCAACATGATGGAATTATGCACGCTTGTGGGCATGATGGACATACCGCGATCGCGCTTGGAACAGCTTATTATCTTTGGCAACATCGAGAAAATTTAACAGGAACGGTCAAAATCATCTTTCAGCCTGCCGAAGAAAGGCCTGGTGGGGCAAAACCAATGATCGAAGAAGGGGTACTTAAAAACCCTGATGTGGATGCCATCATTGGCTTACACCTCTGGAACAATTTGCCTTTAGGAACCATTGGCGTGAGAGAAGGCGCTTTAATGGCAGCAGTGGAGTTATTTCAATGCCAAATCCAAGGCAAAGGGGGGCATGGGGCAATGCCTCATCAAACCACAGATGCCATTGTTGTCGGAAGTCAAGTAGTTAATGCAGTGCAGAGTATTGTTGCCCGCAATATTGATCCCACCGATTCAGCAGTAGTGACAGTTGGGGAATTTAAGGCAGGTTCAGCGATGAATGTTATTGCTGATAGCGCCTATCTTTCGGGAACAGTTCGTTATTTTAATCCTGCCTTAGAAGGGTATATCGGACAGAGAGTAGAAGAGATTATCGCAGGGACTTGTCAAAGCCACGGAGCAAGTTATAACCTTAACTATTGGCGAATTTACCCCCCTGTCATTAATAATCCTCGCATTACTGAGTTAGTGCGTTCGGTTGCCAATAATGTTGTAGAAACTCCTATTGGGGTTGTTCCTGAATGTCAAACCATGGGAGGGGAGGATATGTCATTTTTCCTGCAAGAAGTTCCGGGTTGCTACTTCTTTCTTGGGGCTGCTAATACCAGCTTGGGATTAAACTATCCCCACCATCATCCTCGCTTTGACTTTGATGAAACTGCTTTAAGCATGGGAGTAGAAATGTTTGTTCGCTGTGTTGAACAAGCGGAAAACCAACTTTAACCCCTTCTTGGCTGTGGGATTGGTGTTATTTTCTGAACAAAGAAACATGATTATGGTTAGCCCCTTAGTGAGAGAATTAGATTAATATTCACCCATCCTCTTTATACGATCATGATTCATCACTTAAAACCAAAATGGCAGGCTTGGGGACGCTTTCTCAGCCTATTTCTACTTTGTGCCACCGTCGTTATTGCTTGTGCTAGCGATAATGATGCTGTGGAAAATGAGATAGAAACGCTTAATGGAGAGAGAAGCCGAATTACTCTCGGTACAACTCAAAAACCCAGTCATCTTGATCCTGCCGATAGTTATCAAATTGCAGGGCTAGGGATTCTCTATAATCTTAGTGACTGTCTTTTTGCCTATGAATTAGATAGTACAGAACTTAAACCCCAACTGGCAACCGCCCTACCAGAGGTGAGTGATGATGGCTTAACTTATACCATTCCCCTACGAGAAGATGTTGTCTTTCATGATCAAACCCCCTTTAATGCTGAAGCTATGGCATTTTCGTTAAGGCGGTTTATGGAAAATGAGGGTCAACCTTCTTTTCTACTCGCAGATATTGTCAACTCGGTAGAAGCGACAGGAGACTATGAATTAACCATTGAACTCGATAGCCCATTTTCAGCTTTTCCTGCTTTACTCGCTTTTACAGGAACAGCAGCGGTTTCCCCTAACGCCTATGAAATTGGGAAAGATCAGTTTAATGAGGAAACTTTTGTGGGAACTGGCCCCTATCAACTGACAGAATGGGAAGAAGACTCTCTAGAGTTAACAGCATTTGAGCAATATTGGGGGGAGACTCCTGAAAATGCAGGGGTAAACATTCAATTTTATGCTAATGAAGCGACTGAGTTATTTGAGGCGTTTCAGGATGGGGAAGTTGATGTGGCTTACCAATCTCTTGATGTGGATCAGATTCGCTATTTGGTGGAAGAGGCAACAGAAGGAAAATGGCAAGCGGTGTCAAGTCCGGGCATGGCAGTGGTTTATATGGCTTTAAATGTTACAAAAGAACCCTTAGATGATCCGCAAGTGCGACGCGCGATCGCGTCTATGATTGATCGTAATCTGTTTACGGAAACCACTCTAGAAGGGCAAGCTGAACCAATTTATAGTCTTATTCCCACCAGTGTCGAAGTTTATGAACCCGCTTTTCAAAATCAGTATGGGGATGGCAATATTGAGCAAGCAAAAGCCTTACTCACTGAAGCAGGTTATTCTGAGGATGATCCCGTAACTGTAGAGATTTGGTATCCTGGGGCTTCTCATAACCGTCATTTAGTTGCCTCCAGATTACAAGAGTATGCCGAGGAACATTTAGAGGGTTTGTTGCAGTTTGAACCTCAGGGAAATGATGATGGAACCTTCTTTAGTAGTGTCAGAGAAGGGCTTTATCCCATTTCTTTAGTAGATTGGCATCCTGATTTTATTGATCCTGATAATTATATTCACCCGTTTGTCAGTTGTGGAGAGGGATCAGAAGAAACAGGTTGTGAAGAAGGAGGTGCTGCCTCTCAGGGGTCTTTTTATTATAATGAGCGACTCAATGAACTGGTAACCCTGCAACGACAAGAACAAGATCCTGAAACCCGTCAAGAACAATTTGCAGAAATCCAAGAAATTATTGCCACAGATGTGCCTTATATTCCCCTCTGGCAAGTCAAAAACCATGTATTTGCTCAAAATGAGATTACAGG
This window of the Euhalothece natronophila Z-M001 genome carries:
- a CDS encoding ribose-phosphate pyrophosphokinase, giving the protein MSHSATLTLQSSLSQLPDQNRLRIFSGSANEPLAQEVATYLGLQLGPMVRKRFADGELYVQIQESIRGCDVYLVQPCCHPVNDNLMELLIMIDACRRASARQITAVIPYYSYARADRKTAGRESITAKLVANLVTQAGASRVLAMDLHSAQIQGYFDIPLDHVYGSPVLIQYIASKELSNLVVVSPDVGGVARARAFAKKLNDAPLAIIDKRRHSHNEAEVLNLIGDVKGKTAVMVDDLIDTAGTMLEGSRLLREEGADQVYACATHAVLSGPARERLFSGDFEEVIVSNTIPVPGHEDIEPLTILSVANLIGEAISRIHEESSVSSMFR
- the bioD gene encoding dethiobiotin synthase, whose protein sequence is MTTLLITGTDTEIGKTVVTLSLTAYWHKYCAWEKLGIMKLIQTGSPGDSHLYQQLFQWQQETALINPVSYQSPIAPPLAAEKENQPVNLTTIWEGLTTLQSQKEVVLVEALGGLGSPITFEMTVADIAAAWQLPIILVVPVKLGAIAQTVANVALARQHQVSIKGVIFNCVSAEAENNQHNWTPSELISNLCQVPILGTIPYLSNPSDLEKLAQVASNLELEYLW
- a CDS encoding M20 metallopeptidase family protein; this encodes MTVSPAQPIKTSKIRPEIQNLQEQLVKWRRGIHQRPELAFKEKLTSEFVISKLQEWGIPHQTKIAQTGVAAIIEGKTPGKVLGIRADMDALPIDEENEVSYRSQHDGIMHACGHDGHTAIALGTAYYLWQHRENLTGTVKIIFQPAEERPGGAKPMIEEGVLKNPDVDAIIGLHLWNNLPLGTIGVREGALMAAVELFQCQIQGKGGHGAMPHQTTDAIVVGSQVVNAVQSIVARNIDPTDSAVVTVGEFKAGSAMNVIADSAYLSGTVRYFNPALEGYIGQRVEEIIAGTCQSHGASYNLNYWRIYPPVINNPRITELVRSVANNVVETPIGVVPECQTMGGEDMSFFLQEVPGCYFFLGAANTSLGLNYPHHHPRFDFDETALSMGVEMFVRCVEQAENQL
- a CDS encoding ABC transporter substrate-binding protein, producing MIHHLKPKWQAWGRFLSLFLLCATVVIACASDNDAVENEIETLNGERSRITLGTTQKPSHLDPADSYQIAGLGILYNLSDCLFAYELDSTELKPQLATALPEVSDDGLTYTIPLREDVVFHDQTPFNAEAMAFSLRRFMENEGQPSFLLADIVNSVEATGDYELTIELDSPFSAFPALLAFTGTAAVSPNAYEIGKDQFNEETFVGTGPYQLTEWEEDSLELTAFEQYWGETPENAGVNIQFYANEATELFEAFQDGEVDVAYQSLDVDQIRYLVEEATEGKWQAVSSPGMAVVYMALNVTKEPLDDPQVRRAIASMIDRNLFTETTLEGQAEPIYSLIPTSVEVYEPAFQNQYGDGNIEQAKALLTEAGYSEDDPVTVEIWYPGASHNRHLVASRLQEYAEEHLEGLLQFEPQGNDDGTFFSSVREGLYPISLVDWHPDFIDPDNYIHPFVSCGEGSEETGCEEGGAASQGSFYYNERLNELVTLQRQEQDPETRQEQFAEIQEIIATDVPYIPLWQVKNHVFAQNEITGVKLSPSQGFPYWTMAK